Below is a window of Conger conger chromosome 16, fConCon1.1, whole genome shotgun sequence DNA.
GGGTTAGCACAggtaaattcattcattcattcattatccattgggtgaaaggcaggaatacaccctggacaggtcgccagtccatcgcagggcacacacaccattcacgcacacactcatacccatgggcaatttagactctccaatcagcctaacgtgcatgtctttggactgtgggaggaaaccggagtacccggaggaaacccacgcaaacacggggagaacatgcaaactccgcacagagaggccccggccaacggggattcgaacccaggacctccttgctgtgaggcggcagtgcaacccactgcaccatccatgccacccacaaaggtaaatggtaaataataaataataataataatacaacattttattttcacttttgaaGGTACTCGAAGTCACTTAAATGgacagcatttatatagcactttacaattgatgcttctcattcccaCACGCTCGCACACCGACGTCAAtaggctgtcatgcaaggcaccaatctgCTCGTGGGGAGCAAtggggggttaggcgtcttgcccagggacactctGACACAGGGCGGGGGAATGAACGGGCAGCCTTTTCCGACTGCCAGCCGTCAGACCACCACTCTTACGTCCTGAGCTAAAGTTATTTAATGCGTGTTGGTCGCTGAGGAGGAGGTGACACTCACGTGTCCTGGATGGCAATACGTCGTAGTCGCTCTCCTCAGCAtcctgctcttcctcttcctcttcctcttcctcttcctgcagtCCCAGACTGGATTTCCAGAGACCGCTATCAAAGGAGGCTGCACCTGCCATTCGAGACCAGACCAGAGATAGAGCACGGAGGTTACAAAAGTCTGTTTCAAACGCCAGAGCACGGAGGTTACAAAAGTCTGTTTCAAACGCCAGAGCACGGAGGTTACAAAAGTCTGTTTCAAACGCCAGAGCACGGAGGTTACAAAAGTCTGTTTCAAACGCCAGAGCACGGAGGTTACAAAAGTCTGTTTCAAATGCCAGAGCATGGGCACTGAGGACACAAAAAGAAAGTAGCCCCACTATGGCAATTTCTTTTGAGGGCCTTTTCATTTAACATGAAATTATATCAACTCAAAATGAAGAAATGGATTCAAAACCATACAAAAGCAATGGCTTATTGCATACCAAAGCTGACCAAAAGCAAAATACACAACAGGACAAGTAAGTAgtgaagcaaaaataaataaatacaatttttactTTACAGGGGACAGCAGAGACTTCTCTAAAAcatttggaaaacaattgttCTGTTAATTAATGTTATACAGCACATTCCACACTACACCCGAACACATGAAGATTTGCGTTTGTACTTTTAACTGCAAAATGgtaacagagaggagaggaaagaaaatgaaatttgaaaaagatacaattaattacaattaaattaaataggcattaaccctttcagtcccaagtgTAATCACCATAAAATCCCATAAAATCCCATAAAATCCCAAAAGAGCCATACGGCACTCTccaccttataccttttcaaccaatcgaAATTACTACTatactgttacattacattacattacattattggcatttggcagacgctcttattcagagcgacatacagttgattagactgagcaggagacaatcctcccctggagcaatggcgggttaagggccttgctcaagggcccaacggctgtgcggatcttatcgtggggattagaaccaccgaccttgcgtgtcccagtcatgcaccttaaccactatgctacaggccaccctcgGGGCTATTATTTTGAGGCCCAATTAAAACCCTCCTAAATTCAATTCAACCGAAGCCGAAACACCTCGGGATTTGGGCGGAGCCTCTTCACGCTGGGCTCGGGGCCTGAGTGGGCTGAAAGGATCGCACAGAGACGTGTCCTGTATTGACTGACCGAGTGCAGGGGACTTGGTGGTGGTCCGGGGCGTGCCGGGACAGAGGGGCTCCGGGGTGAGGGCCCTCCCGGTCCAGGCCCGGGGCGTGCCGGGACAGAGGGGTTCCGGGGTGAGGGCCCAGGGTTCAGAAGAGGCGCGGAGACGTCCTCTGTCCCGTTCCCTCCGCTCCCCCTCCGACCCGCTGCTGTGCGCACTGCCCTGCCCGCTcagctcctccccttcctgcctGCAGCAAGCCACGcccaaaaaaagagaacataataataacaacgaatcatcatttagctgacgctttttttttgtaaccttGAGAGGaagtaaaaaacacaaaaacaaaaacaacaacaaccgccTAACTATGATCGAGTAGCCCAGATCAGCGACAAGGTTGTGTATTTCACTAATCACACTGGTCAATGTTGTAACCAACAGTTTGTGAATTTCTGCACAATATTTATAACACACAAAGGTGTCACAATGCAACCAATGTCATAGCAGTGAAAGGCCTTCTGTAGTTCAGTGCAGCATCGATTCCTCCAGCACGTAGACTTCGTGTATAAGTGTATTCAGTGATGAATATCTGTGGGGGTCGGATTTGTGGCAGCTCTTACCAGATGCAGGCAGGAACGGAGTGCCTCTCTCCCGGAGCCCGCATGGCCCTCCACAGGAGCTCAACCCAGGTCTGTCTGAGGTCTGCCGTGTCTGCTGCCTGTTTCCACCgccagggggcgacagagacgCGTGAAAAACATTAGCCCGCCCCAGTAATGACCAACGAGAAAGGCTGGTATGGGCTGTCAATCACGAGCAGtctctcaaaaataaaaaattaatatggGCCCGACAATCGTTTTGATATCACTGGATACTATAGTTGCAGCGATTTATGGGTTCATCAAGCTTACTTACTCTTGAGTGCTTGTATATTGTCCTGGATCACAGATATTACAGCCACAAAAGACAaaatacttgtgtgtgtgctttttaaaaaatggctaAGGACAAGAGCCATTTGAGTGGTCACCCACTTTACCGCTTACGTTAGAGTGGCTATCGGGGGTTCCGGGCAATTGTAGAACTTTACACAGTTTTAGTAAAGATAACTCACCAGCAGTTTCTTTTTCCCGTTTTTCATGCCGATCTCAAAAGCATAGCGTTTGCCTTCTGACTTCTGAACTTCGCGCACGGACTTTACCTGGCCAAACACACGAGCAGGCGAGTGAGAGGCACACCACCACCATTCCACCTTAAACCAGCCTCCACTACACTGCGTTTCCATATTTTATGAAACTACAGTAGTGTTCAAGCTAAATATCATAATAAGCAGCATGTCAAAAATTGACTGTCCGGCCAAAATTGCCATTTTCACCCGTGGCGCCTTAATATTATGAGAATAAAATGAGACATATTGTAGCCAAACTCACCATCCATATACAATATTGTCCTTTCAGCTGTAactgtgaaatgaaaacaagagTGTGATCTTACTGGACATCAAATTCAAAGttaaagtataaatgcaatattttctaaataataaTCTAGATTGTAGTATCACATCCTCGAATGTACCATCACATGTATTTGAATTAAGTGGCataaatgtatgtgtatatctCACTTAAGTATTGTGACATGCTAAGTAAAATTAATGTATTAACAGACATGGTCATTACCCTTTTGGGTGCAATTAAGGAATACATAAATTAACCAATTGTACAAGACCATGTATAAACAAAGTCAAACGACCAGTTTACTTCAACCCATTATCCAATAAATAATGACGTTTGATCACTGGAAACAGTTCCTTTAGAAAACGCTCGAGTCAGACATTTATATGTACCTAACAAGGGTTCTTTTGCTTTTCTCCATTGGGGTTCCATTTCTAGTTCTTGGTAGatgtgagaaaatgtgaaagCTCCAAGTCTGTCTGGCAAAATGGTTCAAAGAATCCAAGAATTATCTCTTCTGGACCCCTTTCTACGGAAAACGCATCAATTATACACCAAGACCCTGGAACTTGGAGTAATTCCCAATTTTCCCACCACGTACGAACATCTCCCGAGTCTTCTCAGGTCAGAGTGGGACACACTTACCGAACTTCCCGGTTTCTGGGAGTAGAAGCAGAGCACTGAGTTCTGCAGCCTGAACCAATAGGTCACCCATTTCAGCTTCTGAAACCGACACAACAGACTCCTTaattgtgtacagtatgtttattcCGAAAGcacaacagaaaacagaacaataGAAATGCATACAGCAGAAGAATTGATCAGGTAATGTAAATAATCAATACCGTACATGATTCTATGTGAAATGTCATACAATTCTACTCTGgacaaattgtaaattgtaaaccACTGTAAATAAGATACCAATCTTATTTGACCTGCAAGGTGAAGTAAaggttaaataatttaatatttaaaacattgcaATTAAAAGGTTGAAGGCTACACTTTGttccagtaaaaaaaatctgcaaTGACAGTATCTACACATGGCACAGTATTACCCAATATTGCAGTAATACAGTCTAATATTGCAATATATGGTACTACATGGCACAGTATTACCCAATATTGCAGTAATAGTCTAATATTGCAATATATGGTACCACATGGTACAGTATTACCCAATATTGCAGTAATACAGTCTAATATTGCAATATATGGTACTACATGGTACAGTATTACCCAATATTGCAGTAATAGTCTAATATTGCAATATATGGTACTACATGGTACAGTATTACCCAATATTGCAGTAATACAGTCTAATATTGCAATATACGGTACTACATGGCACAGTATTACCCAATATTGCAGTAATACAGTCTAATATCGCAATATACGGTACTACATGGCACAGAATCAGCCACAGAGATCTGTATTGGTGCAGTTCAGCTTTTTAAAAGGCGCCCTCAGCAGCTGCAGGGATGTGAAAAGGGACCGTGGTTATCTGGGCCCTGCATAGATTCACGTGACGACTCGAGAGCCACGTTTCCCACAAACGGACGCTTCAGCGCGGCAGTCTGGAGCGCCCCCCCTGACCTGCTGCGCGATCGCTCATTCCGGGGTTCGTTCCGTTAGCTTGGATGTACACCGTTTATAAAACCCTGAACCAAAGTGAAGCGATCgttcaggggtgggggggtggtggtgctgGGTCAACGTTATTGTACGCACATCTTTGGCACAGGTACAGTtacagacgcatacacacatgcacaaatgccctttttaacatttcacaggtgagcatcgccTGATGAAACAGAccatagctatacttgagtttaactttcatatttatttgcaaagaattaccccttgttgaccttgctgtaagaccggaatgtgctagctacccacTTCTAGGAGAATCAGAGACATTAAAGTCAAAGGCtgcctgtctgctgggagagagacagagaaatactcatagtaagcacttaattcagaaagtggtctaatagtaataaggattaaaaatgaaaggttatttttaatcacgtgattgtctttcTGTTAAcccacattgtcaattaagaaaattatccTTACAACATATACACAAAGACTGTAAAAACAGTAggtatgtgtatatacacatcTATGCATCCAGGACATTTatatacacatgcgcacagtaCCGTactacatttctttaaaaaagacaaacgCCTAAACTGACAATGGCTCAATCTATGACAATCCACAATAATCAATATTTGGGTGAGAAAGttcagccagccaatcagaaatgcTCATATTCTGAAAGATGGCATTTAAAAATCGCAGTTGGGGTAAAGTTTCCGTTTCTGTTACAAACTTACATGACGGGCgaaaatgcaacaaaacaacTTGCCTAGATAATATACCAAATTAAAGTAACCATGAATAAACTACAACATTGAAAAATTGTTAAGAACCAGCACACACCTGAGCCAGTTATACTGGTCTAATGGGGACACTTTAACGTAGCTACCAGGAGctgaatgttattattttaggCCAacataatgttattttattgattaACATCAACAAGTTCAAAATATAGAATTGTAACaggttatttgttttattaatcaGATTTTTGCTTGACAGAGCACAATTTTAACTAAGGCTGCCAATAGGAACGAGTTTGAAAGACACTGTATAGGAACAAATGATAATGATCATCAGTTATTTCGTATCAGCAATACCAACCAGTGAATAAATATGGATTCGGAAGCAAATTACCTTTGTAATGTTACACAATTAAAAGGGCTTGTTGACTAATTGTTaatttgtggaaaataaattcGAGCAAAGTTGACGAATATAGAACTCACCATTCTGTGCTTCCTTTTCCTCAGAAAGCTCTCGAACACCAGCTCATCTTCGCCCGCCGACATTCTCTCAGCAGCCGCGTCCTACTACACCCGTGTCGGTTTAATTCTAAAGCGCACTTAAAATGACTACCTTCAgccaaagtgctgtacacacCGTTTCTGGAAGTGCCTTTCTGGTGGGGAATAGTCGAAGGGTACCCACTTCCTCTTTATAACAAGGCTGAGATCAAAACCGATTCCACAACACTACAAAGGGAGTCTGTTTCCCATGTGTGACGGCTGCATGGTGCTCTGGCTGAAATGGGGAAGCAGCACATGCACTAAGAAATCACTGTAGCAGTgtattaataatgaaaataatgaaacggACAAGACTATTTTTAAGCCTGTCCTACGGAGAGTAATCAGTTCATTTCAAGGAA
It encodes the following:
- the LOC133115372 gene encoding uncharacterized protein LOC133115372 isoform X1, whose amino-acid sequence is MSAGEDELVFESFLRKRKHRMKLKWVTYWFRLQNSVLCFYSQKPGSSLQLKGQYCIWMVKSVREVQKSEGKRYAFEIGMKNGKKKLLAADTADLRQTWVELLWRAMRAPGERHSVPACIWQEGEELSGQGSAHSSGSEGERRERDRGRLRASSEPWALTPEPLCPGTPRAWTGRALTPEPLCPGTPRTTTKSPALGAASFDSGLWKSSLGLQEEEEEEEEEEQDAEESDYDVLPSRTQRLLQEENIYDVPLCNMRVTEETHPGYREIEESIYDVPSSLLRRLSDRSIGDQSEGLWSPDRGGVPDGDDSGFPSGTAGWTAPAPEGLTDL
- the LOC133115372 gene encoding uncharacterized protein LOC133115372 isoform X2 — translated: MVKSVREVQKSEGKRYAFEIGMKNGKKKLLAADTADLRQTWVELLWRAMRAPGERHSVPACIWQEGEELSGQGSAHSSGSEGERRERDRGRLRASSEPWALTPEPLCPGTPRAWTGRALTPEPLCPGTPRTTTKSPALGAASFDSGLWKSSLGLQEEEEEEEEEEQDAEESDYDVLPSRTQRLLQEENIYDVPLCNMRVTEETHPGYREIEESIYDVPSSLLRRLSDRSIGDQSEGLWSPDRGGVPDGDDSGFPSGTAGWTAPAPEGLTDL